The Lactuca sativa cultivar Salinas chromosome 2, Lsat_Salinas_v11, whole genome shotgun sequence genome includes a window with the following:
- the LOC128132261 gene encoding uncharacterized protein LOC128132261 isoform X1: MIDASSSPTTPFFGSFDFRVSQNRNFCPPPFSRIHRRNFLFSRFSLSPSLIRFPSSLSLFPTRTSPLHPLSSSFSLSEFHLTADAVNVVHRDSFSPGHLSSPSPNPYIFITDSSSPFLAPVVCVSSPSSACHRHCHHCFKRPRLLLHGSIALISLFAPLLDFFPKKVRKAGDPGNHSFAIFPTGPSTVIFRIKLGLAVGNQLGLVRDDSILYI, from the exons ATGATAGACGCGAGTTCGAGTCCCACCACCCCCTTTTTTGGCagtttcgattttagggtttcacaAAATCGAAACTTTTGTCCGCCTCCATTTAGCAGGATCCATCGACGAAATTTTTTATTCTCCCGCTTCTCTCTATCTCCCTCCTTGATTCGTTTTCCCTCTTCTCTCTCATTGTTTCCTACTCGCACCTCTCCCTTACACCCCCTCTCGTCTTCGTTTTCATTGTCGGAGTTCCATCTTACCGCCGATGCGGTCAATGTTGTACATAGAGACTCTTTTAGCCCCGGTCATCTCTCTTCGCCATCACCAAATCCGTATATCTTCATCACCGATTCATCGTCCCCCTTTTTAGCTCCGGTCGTTTGCGTTTCGTCGCCGTCATCGGCTTGCCATCGCCATTGTCATCATTGTTTCAA GCGACCAAGGTTATTACTCCATGGCTCAATTGCCCTCATCTCTCTCTTTGCACCTTTGCTCGATTTCTTCCCTAAAAag GTTCGGAAAGCTGGTGATCCAGGTAATCACAGTTTTGCAATCTTCCCTACGG GTCCGTCAACAGTAATTTTTAGAATTAAACTAGGTTTAGCAGTTGGAAATCAACTTGGTTTGGTAAGAGATGattctatattatatatttaa
- the LOC128132261 gene encoding uncharacterized protein LOC128132261 isoform X2, giving the protein MIDASSSPTTPFFGSFDFRVSQNRNFCPPPFSRIHRRNFLFSRFSLSPSLIRFPSSLSLFPTRTSPLHPLSSSFSLSEFHLTADAVNVVHRDSFSPGHLSSPSPNPYIFITDSSSPFLAPVVCVSSPSSACHRHCHHCFKRPRLLLHGSIALISLFAPLLDFFPKKVRKAGDPGNHSFAIFPTVIILLWLLHENEVFDLVYDRSVNSNF; this is encoded by the exons ATGATAGACGCGAGTTCGAGTCCCACCACCCCCTTTTTTGGCagtttcgattttagggtttcacaAAATCGAAACTTTTGTCCGCCTCCATTTAGCAGGATCCATCGACGAAATTTTTTATTCTCCCGCTTCTCTCTATCTCCCTCCTTGATTCGTTTTCCCTCTTCTCTCTCATTGTTTCCTACTCGCACCTCTCCCTTACACCCCCTCTCGTCTTCGTTTTCATTGTCGGAGTTCCATCTTACCGCCGATGCGGTCAATGTTGTACATAGAGACTCTTTTAGCCCCGGTCATCTCTCTTCGCCATCACCAAATCCGTATATCTTCATCACCGATTCATCGTCCCCCTTTTTAGCTCCGGTCGTTTGCGTTTCGTCGCCGTCATCGGCTTGCCATCGCCATTGTCATCATTGTTTCAA GCGACCAAGGTTATTACTCCATGGCTCAATTGCCCTCATCTCTCTCTTTGCACCTTTGCTCGATTTCTTCCCTAAAAag GTTCGGAAAGCTGGTGATCCAGGTAATCACAGTTTTGCAATCTTCCCTACGG TGATTATCCTACTGTGGCTTCTACATGAGAATGAAGTTTTTGATCTTGTGTATGACAGGTCCGTCAACAGTAATTTTTAG
- the LOC128132261 gene encoding uncharacterized protein LOC128132261 isoform X3: MIDASSSPTTPFFGSFDFRVSQNRNFCPPPFSRIHRRNFLFSRFSLSPSLIRFPSSLSLFPTRTSPLHPLSSSFSLSEFHLTADAVNVVHRDSFSPGHLSSPSPNPYIFITDSSSPFLAPVVCVSSPSSACHRHCHHCFKRPRLLLHGSIALISLFAPLLDFFPKKVRQQ; the protein is encoded by the exons ATGATAGACGCGAGTTCGAGTCCCACCACCCCCTTTTTTGGCagtttcgattttagggtttcacaAAATCGAAACTTTTGTCCGCCTCCATTTAGCAGGATCCATCGACGAAATTTTTTATTCTCCCGCTTCTCTCTATCTCCCTCCTTGATTCGTTTTCCCTCTTCTCTCTCATTGTTTCCTACTCGCACCTCTCCCTTACACCCCCTCTCGTCTTCGTTTTCATTGTCGGAGTTCCATCTTACCGCCGATGCGGTCAATGTTGTACATAGAGACTCTTTTAGCCCCGGTCATCTCTCTTCGCCATCACCAAATCCGTATATCTTCATCACCGATTCATCGTCCCCCTTTTTAGCTCCGGTCGTTTGCGTTTCGTCGCCGTCATCGGCTTGCCATCGCCATTGTCATCATTGTTTCAA GCGACCAAGGTTATTACTCCATGGCTCAATTGCCCTCATCTCTCTCTTTGCACCTTTGCTCGATTTCTTCCCTAAAAag GTCCGTCAACAGTAA
- the LOC128132262 gene encoding uncharacterized protein LOC128132262 isoform X1, producing MIDASSSPTTPFFGSFDFRVSQNRNFCPPPFSRIHRRNFLFSRFSLSPSLIRFPSSLSLFPTRTSPLHPLSSSFSLSEFHLTADAVNVVHRDSFSPGHLSSPSPNPYIFITDSSSPFLAPVVCVSSPSSACHRHCHHCFKRPRLLLHGSIALISLFAPLLDFFPKKVRKAGDPGNHSFAIFPTGPSTVIFRIKLGLAVGNQLGLICVFEFQFKRYNPTHCHNNKTRKYVLC from the exons ATGATAGACGCGAGTTCGAGTCCCACCACCCCCTTTTTTGGCagtttcgattttagggtttcacaAAATCGAAACTTTTGTCCGCCTCCATTTAGCAGGATCCATCGACGAAATTTTTTATTCTCCCGCTTCTCTCTATCTCCCTCCTTGATTCGTTTTCCCTCTTCTCTCTCATTGTTTCCTACTCGCACCTCTCCCTTACACCCCCTCTCGTCTTCGTTTTCATTGTCGGAGTTCCATCTTACCGCCGATGCGGTCAATGTTGTACATAGAGACTCTTTTAGCCCCGGTCATCTCTCTTCGCCATCACCAAATCCGTATATCTTCATCACCGATTCATCGTCCCCCTTTTTAGCTCCGGTCGTTTGCGTTTCGTCGCCGTCATCGGCTTGCCATCGCCATTGTCATCATTGTTTCAA GCGACCAAGGTTATTACTCCATGGCTCAATTGCCCTCATCTCTCTCTTTGCACCTTTGCTCGATTTCTTCCCTAAAAag GTTCGGAAAGCTGGTGATCCAGGTAATCACAGTTTTGCAATCTTCCCTACGG GTCCGTCAACAGTAATTTTTAGAATTAAACTAGGTTTAGCAGTTGGAAATCAACTTGGTTTG ATCTGTGTATTTGAATTCCAGTTCAAAAGATACAATCCTACACATTGTCACAACAATAAAACAAGAAAGTACGTTTTGTGTTAG
- the LOC128132262 gene encoding uncharacterized protein LOC128132262 isoform X4 — protein MPFQTPLFHLLSRRPRLLLHGSIALISLFAPLLDFFPKKVRKAGDPGNHSFAIFPTGPSTVIFRIKLGLAVGNQLGLICVFEFQFKRYNPTHCHNNKTRKYVLC, from the exons ATGCCTTTTCAAACTCCTCTGTTCCATTTGTTATCAAGGCGACCAAGGTTATTACTCCATGGCTCAATTGCCCTCATCTCTCTCTTTGCACCTTTGCTCGATTTCTTCCCTAAAAag GTTCGGAAAGCTGGTGATCCAGGTAATCACAGTTTTGCAATCTTCCCTACGG GTCCGTCAACAGTAATTTTTAGAATTAAACTAGGTTTAGCAGTTGGAAATCAACTTGGTTTG ATCTGTGTATTTGAATTCCAGTTCAAAAGATACAATCCTACACATTGTCACAACAATAAAACAAGAAAGTACGTTTTGTGTTAG